TCGCGCATTTGAGAAACGAGTGCGTAATAGGTGAAAAAAGTGAGATAGGAAACTTTGTGGAAGTGAAAAAGTCCGCTATAGGTAAGGATGTGAAAGCAAAGCACCTTGCGTACATAGGAGATGCCCATATAGGTGATGGTACGAACATAGGTGCAGGTGTGGTCTTTGCCAATTTTGACGGAAAGAAAAAGTACGAGGCGCACGTGGGAAGTGGTGCCTTTATAGGTAGTAACTCCTTACTTGTAGCTCCACTCAAAATAGGTGACTTTTCCTACATTGCGGGAGGCTCTGTAGTAACTAAGGATGTGCCAGATGGAGATCTCGCCATCGCAAGACCTCAGCTGAGATTACTAAAAGGTAAAGGGAGAGAGAAGCTAAAATAATAGAATGCTTGGAATCATAGGAGGAAGTGGTCTTTACAATCTGGAAAGCGCTAAAAAGCTTGAAGAGGTAACCTTTTCAACACCTTTCGGAGAGCCATCTTCTCCTATAGTCATATTCCAGTTAGAAGGAAGAAAAATAGCCTTCCTTTCAAGGCACGGCAAAGGACACGTATATCCTCCACATCTTGTACCTTACAGAGCTAACCTTTGGGCTTTTAGGGAATTGGGAGTAGATAGAATCCTTTCCCTTTCAGCGGTTGGAGGTATAAAAGGGGACCTTCGCCCAGGTGATTATGTAGTGGTGAACGACTTTATAGACCTTACTAAAAGTAGGGAAAGCACTTTCTACGAGGGTAAGCTTTCCCACAAAGTATCAGGTGAGGACAAGGTTGCTAAGCTTTTGAGAGAGGGAAGGGTAGTACATGTGGATATGTCTGAAGCATACTGTCCCCAATTGAGGAATGTGATCTGCTCTGTACTTGAAAAACTTGGACTGCCTTTCCATAGAGAAGGGGTTTACGCATGTACTGAAGGTCCGAGATTTGAGACACCTTCCGAAATAAGAGCTATAGAAAGGCTTGGCGGTGATGTGGTTGGTATGACAGGTTATCCGGAAGTCGTTCTCGCAAAGGAGCTTGCCATGTGTTATTGTAGCCTCTGTATAGTCACAAATCCTGCTGCAGGTATAGCGAGTTACAGATTGACCAGTGATGAAGTGATAAGTCTTATGAAGAAAAAAGGGGAGGAGTTAAAGATCGTGCTTACTCACTTTATAAAGAATCTTACTGACGAGAGAACGTGTCAATGTGCAAATTCTCTTGAAGGTGCGGAGGTTTAAATTAAAAGAAATGAGTAGAAAAAGGGAAAAGCTCGCCAGCCTCCTCAAGGAGGAGATAGCCGGTCTTTTAAAAGAAGCTCGTGATCCCAGGCTCACAATGGCTGTGATAACGAGGCTTGAACTTTCTCAAGATGGAAGATACGCGGTGGTTTATTTTACTACCATACCTGAGGGTGCAGAAAAGGAAGTGCAGAAAGCTTTTGAGTCTGCAAAGGGATACATAAAGAGTATCCTCTTAAAGAGGCTCAACTTAAGATTTGTTCCTGATTTAAGCTTTAGGTTTGATCAGGAGCTAAAGCAGTTTGAAAAGTTATGGGAAAAACTTTGATAGTCCTGCGGGAAAGCAACTACAGCCTTAATCCTCCGTGCGGTAGATTACTTTTTAGATATCAAGAGGAAATCCAGGTTAGGGAACTTCCCCTCGTTGCAAGCAAAGAGGTGGACGAAAAGATCCCTTACGAGCTGTTAAACCCTCTTCAAAGCCTCTTCTATTACAAGTATAAAGGTGGAAATGCCCTCGTGTGTGCGCCTACATCTGCAGGGAAAAGCTTGATAGCTTATCTATTTATGAAAAACAGAGAAGGCAAAAAGGTCTATACAGCACCCACAAGATCCCTCGTTTATGAGAAAGCTTTAGAACTCAAAAGATACTATCCGGGTTTAGTAGAGATAAGAACTGGCGAGAGCATACTGGAAAACTATAAAAAAGTGAAAGGTGATGTTATAGTAAGTACTTACGAACACTTAGTTTATGCTCTCAGAAACGGATCAGACTGGGTTCAGGATGTATCCTGCGTAATATTTGACGAAATACATCAGATTACCAAAAGGTGGATACTTGAAGAGGCTATAACGTACACTTTGGACAGAGATATAACCCTACTTGGACTTTCAGCTACCTTACCATCTTATGAGGACATAGCTCGGTGGATAAAAGCCGATTTTGTAATACATAGCGAATGGAGACCAGTTCCTCTTTTGAGGGAGATAAGACCTCTCACTGAATTTTCACCAATAAGAAAGTATGAGAACAGGGATTACCAGATCTCAGCAAGACTTTTAAATAGCATCTTTGAGCTTAGCGGTAATAATGAAAAGGTTCTCATCTTTGTACCCCAAAAGAAACTCGGGTGGAAAATGCTTGAAGTGGCAAAGGATGAAAAGATAG
The genomic region above belongs to Hydrogenobacter sp. and contains:
- the mtnP gene encoding S-methyl-5'-thioadenosine phosphorylase — encoded protein: MLGIIGGSGLYNLESAKKLEEVTFSTPFGEPSSPIVIFQLEGRKIAFLSRHGKGHVYPPHLVPYRANLWAFRELGVDRILSLSAVGGIKGDLRPGDYVVVNDFIDLTKSRESTFYEGKLSHKVSGEDKVAKLLREGRVVHVDMSEAYCPQLRNVICSVLEKLGLPFHREGVYACTEGPRFETPSEIRAIERLGGDVVGMTGYPEVVLAKELAMCYCSLCIVTNPAAGIASYRLTSDEVISLMKKKGEELKIVLTHFIKNLTDERTCQCANSLEGAEV
- the rbfA gene encoding 30S ribosome-binding factor RbfA produces the protein MSRKREKLASLLKEEIAGLLKEARDPRLTMAVITRLELSQDGRYAVVYFTTIPEGAEKEVQKAFESAKGYIKSILLKRLNLRFVPDLSFRFDQELKQFEKLWEKL